The following proteins come from a genomic window of Myroides odoratus DSM 2801:
- a CDS encoding MFS transporter, with protein MMLKNKWFLLFILLLATILSPLDFYIVNLALPAIQQSLQATNSELQMIVSFYTCAYAVFQISGGRLGDIYGRKNVFILGLFGFVFFSALCGCAQSSTMMIVGRIGQGVSGAIMIPQVLAIVQGIFNEKEKRLVMALYSFTFGIAAALGQYLGALLIEWNLFDLGWRIIFLVNLPVGILALLLALVALPKQEIKTGETIDYQGTLFLTLGLMSFIYPLTTGIEDGITLHTVGYLLSAIIFMYLFVRLEKKRKREGKSVLVDFDIFQYRNLKLGVIISFLYYASGVFYLVFGIYLQKEWHWSSMEAGKAIIPFGVGFIVMSLCSSILSKYLKEALLSVGLMLYMLGFILLMITLYQYHPVVFKVNLFVIGCGMGLTLASVVRLSLSNIPIQFAGLASGAVNCGLQIGSAFGVAALGSVFFALVEIKNYTFAFAFVLGLICLLLLLAFSLSLRMRKGRGE; from the coding sequence GATACAACAATCCCTCCAAGCTACTAATAGTGAACTGCAGATGATTGTTTCCTTTTATACCTGTGCTTATGCCGTATTTCAAATATCTGGAGGGCGATTGGGCGATATTTATGGGCGAAAAAATGTGTTTATACTAGGACTTTTTGGGTTTGTCTTTTTTTCCGCCCTTTGTGGATGTGCTCAATCCTCGACGATGATGATTGTTGGGCGTATTGGTCAAGGAGTCTCCGGTGCGATTATGATTCCACAAGTACTCGCAATTGTTCAGGGAATATTCAATGAAAAAGAAAAGCGATTGGTCATGGCTTTGTATAGTTTTACTTTTGGTATTGCTGCGGCCTTGGGGCAATATTTAGGCGCTTTGCTCATCGAATGGAATCTATTTGATTTGGGATGGCGTATTATCTTTCTCGTCAATCTTCCTGTAGGGATTTTGGCCTTGCTCTTGGCACTTGTCGCTTTACCTAAACAAGAAATAAAAACAGGAGAGACTATTGATTACCAAGGAACCTTATTCCTGACGTTAGGTTTAATGAGTTTTATTTATCCTTTAACCACTGGTATTGAAGATGGAATTACCTTACACACAGTGGGGTATTTACTCAGTGCGATTATTTTTATGTATCTGTTTGTTCGACTTGAAAAAAAGAGAAAAAGAGAGGGTAAAAGTGTATTGGTCGATTTTGATATTTTTCAATACAGAAATTTAAAATTGGGAGTAATCATTAGCTTTTTGTATTATGCAAGTGGGGTGTTTTACTTGGTTTTTGGGATCTATTTACAAAAAGAATGGCATTGGAGTAGCATGGAAGCAGGAAAAGCCATTATTCCTTTTGGTGTTGGATTTATTGTCATGTCTTTGTGTTCTTCTATACTTAGCAAATACCTCAAAGAGGCACTTTTATCCGTAGGATTAATGCTGTATATGTTGGGGTTTATTCTTTTGATGATTACGTTATATCAATATCACCCTGTTGTATTTAAAGTAAATTTATTTGTAATCGGTTGTGGGATGGGGCTAACCTTAGCCTCTGTTGTTCGCCTTAGTTTAAGCAATATACCTATTCAATTTGCTGGCTTAGCTTCCGGTGCAGTTAATTGTGGACTGCAAATCGGTTCTGCCTTTGGAGTGGCTGCTTTGGGAAGTGTGTTTTTTGCTCTAGTTGAAATAAAAAATTACACCTTTGCTTTTGCCTTCGTTTTAGGATTGATTTGCTTGTTATTGCTGCTTGCGTTTTCCTTGAGTCTTAGGATGAGGAAAGGTAGGGGCGAATGA